In a genomic window of Methanogenium sp. S4BF:
- a CDS encoding cation:proton antiporter yields the protein MDVILQLLLLLICAKLFGELLERAGYPALIGEIAAGVLLGPSLLGWVTTNETIEVFADIGIIALLFVSGAEMNLKSFLERRNVAVTTAVAGVIVPFAGGILLGYLLNFSQAETLFLAIALSITSIGVSVRILVDYKQLNTVLGTAIVSAAVLDDIIGIFLLGILSAVAMQGTTLAGGSLSAGMLIAIGFLVLFVIIAPRALPWLFSLARKTETHEMVYSVAIILALGSGYLSQTAGLHYSIGAFIAGLILGDQIRKDRMLFDSLMDFGFGFFVTLFFASVGLLFSFTWETFLSPYIIPIIVVAIGGKIIGGFIGSFHFLTKAEALLVGLGMTPRGEIALVVAKVALVGGIINSALFSAVTVMVIATIIITPLLMKQGFVWAKIAEKDTS from the coding sequence ATGGACGTCATCCTGCAGCTCCTCCTCCTCCTTATCTGTGCAAAGCTCTTTGGCGAGCTGCTGGAGCGGGCGGGCTACCCGGCACTCATCGGGGAGATTGCAGCAGGCGTTCTCCTTGGCCCTTCCCTTCTGGGATGGGTGACCACAAACGAGACGATCGAAGTCTTTGCCGATATCGGCATCATCGCACTGCTCTTTGTCAGCGGTGCGGAGATGAACCTGAAATCATTTCTGGAACGGCGAAATGTCGCGGTCACCACCGCGGTTGCGGGCGTCATCGTCCCCTTTGCAGGCGGAATACTGCTGGGATACCTGCTGAACTTCTCACAGGCGGAGACGCTCTTCCTTGCAATTGCCCTCTCCATCACCTCCATCGGGGTATCGGTCCGCATTCTCGTCGATTACAAGCAGTTAAACACCGTCCTCGGGACCGCCATCGTCAGCGCCGCCGTCCTTGACGACATCATCGGCATCTTCCTGTTAGGCATCCTCTCTGCGGTGGCGATGCAGGGCACCACCCTTGCAGGAGGCTCCCTTTCAGCCGGAATGCTCATCGCCATCGGGTTTCTGGTGCTCTTCGTCATTATCGCGCCCCGGGCACTGCCCTGGCTCTTCAGTCTGGCACGAAAGACCGAAACCCATGAGATGGTCTATTCGGTTGCCATCATCCTCGCCCTTGGCAGCGGTTACCTCTCCCAGACAGCAGGACTTCACTATTCCATCGGTGCATTCATCGCGGGCCTCATCCTCGGGGACCAGATCCGAAAAGACCGGATGCTCTTCGACAGCCTGATGGACTTCGGGTTCGGATTTTTTGTGACGCTCTTCTTTGCATCCGTCGGTCTTCTTTTCAGTTTCACGTGGGAGACCTTCCTCTCCCCCTATATCATCCCCATCATTGTAGTGGCCATCGGCGGAAAGATCATCGGAGGATTCATCGGCTCCTTCCACTTCCTCACCAAAGCAGAGGCACTCCTTGTCGGACTCGGGATGACGCCACGAGGAGAGATCGCCCTCGTGGTCGCCAAGGTGGCACTCGTGGGAGGAATTATCAACAGTGCCCTTTTTTCGGCGGTGACCGTGATGGTGATAGCAACCATCATCATCACCCCTCTTCTGATGAAACAGGGATTTGTATGGGCAAAAATTGCGGAAAAGGACACATCCTGA
- a CDS encoding CBS domain-containing protein, which produces MTGKEEIRGTDKPDPENTPITEIMEVNFAQVHPETPVADIYRSFTQKGCFDIIVCDEECRFLGIITRMDLLSAITPGMGIRSRRKLGCLECLHKSAALHASELMTRSHVTVPDTATIAETLQAMEKNRHPDVIVVDTDGIALGLVEMCDIIAFLVREGEI; this is translated from the coding sequence ATGACCGGGAAAGAAGAGATACGTGGGACGGACAAACCAGACCCTGAAAATACCCCGATAACAGAGATCATGGAGGTGAATTTTGCCCAGGTGCATCCGGAGACGCCGGTTGCCGATATCTACCGCTCATTTACTCAAAAGGGGTGTTTTGACATCATCGTGTGCGATGAGGAATGCCGGTTTCTGGGCATCATCACCCGCATGGACCTTCTCTCCGCAATAACACCGGGTATGGGTATCCGGAGCCGGCGGAAACTGGGATGTCTGGAGTGTCTCCACAAGAGTGCGGCCCTGCATGCCAGTGAACTGATGACCCGCAGTCATGTGACGGTGCCGGACACCGCCACCATCGCAGAGACGCTTCAGGCGATGGAGAAGAACCGCCATCCTGATGTGATTGTGGTGGATACGGACGGCATTGCCCTTGGTCTGGTGGAGATGTGTGATATTATTGCGTTTCTCGTCCGGGAAGGGGAGATCTGA